In Brassica napus cultivar Da-Ae unplaced genomic scaffold, Da-Ae ScsIHWf_790;HRSCAF=1133, whole genome shotgun sequence, one genomic interval encodes:
- the LOC106384866 gene encoding ammonium transporter 1 member 1, with protein MSGSLSCSAADLAVLLGPNATAAADYICGQLSTVNNKFTDVAFAVDNTYLLFSAYLVFSMQLGFAMLCAGSVRAKNTMNIMLTNVLDAAAGGLFYYLFGYAFAFGSPSNGFIGKHNFGLKDFPSASADYSNFLYQWAFAIAAAGITSGSIAERTQFVAYLIYSSFLTGFVYPVVSHWFWSADGWASPFRTDGDLLFSTGAIDFAGSGVVHMVGGIAGLWGALIEGPRLGRFDNGGRAIALRGHSASLVVLGTFLLWFGWYGFNPGSFNKILVTYESGTINGQWSAVGRTAVTTTLAGCTAALTTLFGKRLLSGHWNVTDVCNGLLGGFAAITGGCSVVEPWAAIICGFVAALVLLGCNKLAEKLKYDDPLEAAQLHGGCGAWGLIFTALFAREKYLNQIYGEKPGRPHGLFMGGGGKLLGAQLIQILVITGWVSATMGTLFFILKKMKLLRISAEDEMAGMDMTRHGGFAYMYYDDDESHKAIQLRKVEHRSPSPSGVTTTSV; from the coding sequence ATGTCGGGATCTTTATCTTGCTCTGCTGCCGACCTCGCAGTCTTGTTAGGCCCTAATGCCACGGCTGCAGCTGACTACATCTGCGGCCAACTTAGCACCGTTAACAACAAATTTACCGACGTTGCTTTCGCCGTAGACAACACATATCTTCTCTTCTCCGCTTACCTCGTCTTCTCTATGCAACTGGGCTTCGCTATGCTCTGCGCTGGCTCTGTAAGAGCCAAGAACACGATGAACATCATGCTTACCAACGTCCTTGACGCTGCAGCTGGAGGTCTCTTCTATTATCTTTTCGGTTACGCCTTTGCCTTTGGATCTCCCTCAAACGGCTTCATCGGAAAACACAACTTTGGTCTCAAGGACTTTCCTTCAGCCTCCGCCGACTACTCTAACTTTCTATACCAATGGGCTTTTGCTATCGCCGCTGCCGGAATCACCAGCGGCTCCATCGCTGAACGGACTCAGTTTGTTGCATACCTGATCTATTCATCCTTCTTAACAGGCTTTGTTTACCCAGTTGTTTCTCACTGGTTCTGGTCTGCTGATGGGTGGGCTAGTCCTTTTAGGACCGACGGAGATTTACTTTTCAGCACAGGAGCAATCGATTTCGCTGGCTCGGGTGTTGTTCACATGGTTGGAGGCATCGCTGGTCTTTGGGGTGCGTTGATCGAAGGTCCACGACTTGGTCGGTTTGATAACGGTGGACGAGCTATAGCCCTACGTGGCCACTCGGCCTCACTAGTTGTCCTTGGAACATTCCTCCTTTGGTTTGGATGGTATGGATTCAACCCTGGTTCCTTCAACAAGATCCTCGTCACTTATGAATCAGGCACGATCAACGGGCAGTGGAGCGCTGTCGGACGGACTGCTGTCACAACCACTTTAGCTGGCTGCACTGCGGCGCTCACAACCCTCTTCGGGAAACGTCTTCTCTCGGGACACTGGAACGTTACTGACGTATGCAACGGCCTCCTTGGAGGGTTTGCAGCTATAACCGGTGGCTGCTCGGTCGTAGAGCCTTGGGCGGCGATCATCTGCGGGTTCGTAGCGGCCCTGGTACTCCTCGGGTGCAACAAGCTCGCGGAGAAACTCAAATACGATGACCCGCTCGAGGCAGCCCAGTTACACGGTGGGTGCGGAGCCTGGGGGCTAATATTTACTGCACTTTTTGCTAGAGAAAAGTACTTGAACCAGATCTACGGCGAGAAGCCCGGAAGGCCCCACGGTTTGTTCATGGGCGGTGGAGGAAAACTGCTTGGGGCTCAGCTTATTCAAATACTTGTTATCACAGGTTGGGTAAGTGCGACCATGGGAACGCTTTTCTTCATcctcaagaaaatgaaactgTTGCGTATATCTGCTGAGGATGAGATGGCCGGTATGGATATGACCAGGCATGGTGGCTTTGCTTACATGtactatgatgatgatgagtctCACAAGGCCATTCAGCTAAGGAAAGTTGAGCATAGATCTCCTTCACCTTCGGGTGTTACTACCACTTCTGtttga